One genomic segment of Drosophila melanogaster chromosome 3R includes these proteins:
- the CG11839 gene encoding uncharacterized protein, translated as MNNGNIKRLQKKLSVSKKPAVTVDSPLAKYDSSGILTCIICRIPIKPNVWKVHINSKQHKLNVDQAKQNKVEKPVTTTAPKDPTGPSTKTSAPAKNSSTLPDKTPQSSQEKHPPLIQEKTAQGNASSKPENETTVEKLPEKFFDEDKTNKSEAARLQDEEWQRFQQEIKRADTESSEIVADEQEDINLKRHIKEIDEQIDNWKRFIKINDQKKVLLSKKRRVDPKMEVDPELSSSEEDCSVDDLFDWRTKNLHS; from the exons ATGAATAATGGGAATATAAAACGCCTTCAAAAGAAACTCAGCGTTTCGAAAAAGCCAGCAGTCACTGTGGATTCACCATTGGCAAA GTATGACTCCTCGGGCATCTTGACCTGCATTATTTGCAGGATTCCTATCAAACCCAACGTCTGGAAGGTGCATATAAATTCCAAGCAGCACAAACTGAACGTCGATCAGGCTAAGCAGAATAAGGTGGAGAAACCCGTCACCACTACTGCACCCAAGGATCCTACGGGTCCGTCCACCAAGACTTCAGCTCCTGCCAAAAACTCCAGCACACTGCCAGATAAAACTCCACAGAGCAGCCAGGAAAAGCATCCTCCCCTCATTCAAGAGAAAACTGCCCAGGGAAATGCGAGCAGCAAGCCTGAGAATGAAACTACTGTCGAGAAACTGCCAGAAAAGTTCTTCGACGAGGATAAGACCAATAAATCGGAGGCCGCTCGCCTTCAGGACGAGGAATGGCAGCGATTCCAGCAGGAGATCAAGCGGGCGGACACGGAATCCAGTGAAATTGTGGCCGACGAGCAGGAGGACATCAATCTCAAGCGACACATCAAGGAGATCGACGAGCAGATCGACAACTGGAAgagatttattaaaattaacgATCAGAAAAAAGTACTCCTTAGTAAAAAGCGAAGAGTAGACCCCAAGATGGAGGTCGATCCGGAATTGAGTTCAAGCGAAGAAGATTGCAGTGTGGATGATTTGTTCGACTGGAGAACGAAAAATCTGCATAGCTAG
- the CG11920 gene encoding uncharacterized protein, with the protein MLRKQARQRREYLYNKALTERLKSKQKIQETVVKSINENKAIGSKNVKKSLTAYKSLKYADEGVDDRTVNDEYHYAGCEDPKIMLTTSHNPSSRLKMFMKELRLIIPNAQQMNRGNYQLTTLMHACRANNVTDFLIVHEHRGIPDSLVVCHLPYGPTAFFNISDVVMRHDIPDIGHMSEQKPHLIFNNFKTPIGLRTVKILKHLFPVPKENSQRVMSFLNHNDSIIFRHHQYKYVNKELELTEVGPRFSLKLYQIKLGTLENIKAADTEWINRPYMNTSQKRLIFSNDPGIINKDTEA; encoded by the exons atgctgCGAAAACAAGCCAGACAGCGAAGGGAATACCTGTACAATAAAGCGCTCACTGAGCGCCTCAAGtccaaacaaaaaatccaGGAGACCGTTGTGAAAAgcattaatgaaaacaaaGCAATTGGCTCCAAAAATGTGAAGAAAAGTCTCACCGCCTACAAGTCGCTGAAATACGCGGATGAGG GTGTCGATGACCGCACTGTCAATGATGAGTATCACTATGCCGGATGCGAGGATCCGAAAATAATGCTGACCACCTCGCACAACCCTTCGTCGAGATTGAAAATGTTCATGAAGGAACTGCGGCTGATTATCCCAAATGCGCAGCAGATGAACAGAGGAAACTACCAGCTGACTACACTAATGCACGCCTGTCGTGCCAATAATGTAACCGATTTCCTAATTGTCCATGAGCATCGTGGCATCCCGGACAGCCTTGTGGTCTGTCATCTTCCGTACGGGCCAACTGCCTTCTTCAACATATCCGATGTGGTTATGCGACATGATATACCCGACATTGGACACATGAGCGAGCAGAAGCCAcacttaatttttaataactttaaaaCGCCCATTGGCCTGAGAACTGTTAAGATACTCAAACACTTGTTCCCAGTGCCCAAGGAGAACTCCCAAAGAGTTATGTCTTTCCTAAACCACAATGACTCGATTATATTCAGACATCATCAGTACAAATATGTGAACAAGGAGTTGGAGCTTACCGAAGTGGGCCCCAGATTCTCACTGAAGCTGTACCAAATTAAGCTCGGCACTTTGGAGAACATCAAGGCAGCTGACACGGAATGGATTAACCGACCTTATATGAATACCTCGCAGAAGAGGCTCATATTTTCTAACGATCCGGGCATAATAAATAAGGACACCGAGGCTTAG
- the CG11836 gene encoding uncharacterized protein, isoform I (non-AUG (AUU) translation initiation), translating to MFRISSGVSNAFGLSDTEDEVEYTENSSLKNCDCDCGFSNEEIRIVGGKPTGVNQYPWMARIVYDGKFHCGGSLLTKDYVLSAAHCVKKLRKSKIRVIFGDHDQEITSESQAIQRAVTAVIKHKSFDPDTYNNDIALLRLRKPISFSKIIKPICLPRYNYDPAGRIGTVVGWGRTSEGGELPSIVNQVKVPIMSITECRNQRYKSTRITSSMLCAGRPSMDSCQGDSGGPLLLSNGVKYFIVGIVSWGVGCGREGYPGVYSRVSKFIPWIKSNLENTCLCS from the exons ATTTTTCGCATAAGTTCGGGAGTATCGAATGCCTTTGGACTTTCGGATACCGAAGACGAGGTCGAGTATACCGAAAATTCCAGCCTAAAAAACTGTGACTGTG ATTGTGGCTTTTCGAACGAAGAAATCCGGATTGTTGGGGGAAAGCCCACGGGTGTTAATCAATATCCTTGGATGGCACGAATCGTGTACGACGGCAAGTTCCATTGCGGAGGATCCTTACTGACGAAGGATTACGTTCTATCGGCCGCTCACTGCGTGAAGAAACTGCGAAAATCCAAAATCAGAGTCATATTCGGCGACCACGATCAAGAGATCACCTCGGAGTCACAGGCCATCCAACGTGCGGTTACGGCTGTGATAAAGCACAAGAGCTTTGACCCCGATACATACAACAACGACATTGCCCTGTTGCGACTTCGCAAGCCTATATCGTTTTCTAAAATTATAAAGCCAATCTGCCTACCGCGCTATAATTACGACCCCGCAG GTCGCATTGGAACGGTTGTCGGCTGGGGACGGACATCCGAGGGAGGAGAACTACCATCCATAGTTAATCAAGTTAAG GTGCCAATCATGTCCATCACGGAATGCCGAAATCAAAGATACAAAAGTACTCGAATTACCTCATCCATGTTGTGTGCGGGTAGGCCTTCCATGGACTCATGCCAGGGCGACAGTGGAGGACCGCTGTTGCTATCCAATGGCGTTAAGTATTTCATCGTCGGCATTGTGTCCTGGGGCGTTGGTTGCGGCCGCGAAGGATATCCGGGTGTTTACTCCAGAGTGAGCAAATTCATACCGTGGATTAAGTCTAATTTAGAAAATACCTGCCTGTGTTCATAG
- the CG11836 gene encoding uncharacterized protein, isoform F: MARIVYDGKFHCGGSLLTKDYVLSAAHCVKKLRKSKIRVIFGDHDQEITSESQAIQRAVTAVIKHKSFDPDTYNNDIALLRLRKPISFSKIIKPICLPRYNYDPAGRIGTVVGWGRTSEGGELPSIVNQVKVPIMSITECRNQRYKSTRITSSMLCAGRPSMDSCQGDSGGPLLLSNGVKYFIVGIVSWGVGCGREGYPGVYSRVSKFIPWIKSNLENTCLCS; encoded by the exons ATGGCACGAATCGTGTACGACGGCAAGTTCCATTGCGGAGGATCCTTACTGACGAAGGATTACGTTCTATCGGCCGCTCACTGCGTGAAGAAACTGCGAAAATCCAAAATCAGAGTCATATTCGGCGACCACGATCAAGAGATCACCTCGGAGTCACAGGCCATCCAACGTGCGGTTACGGCTGTGATAAAGCACAAGAGCTTTGACCCCGATACATACAACAACGACATTGCCCTGTTGCGACTTCGCAAGCCTATATCGTTTTCTAAAATTATAAAGCCAATCTGCCTACCGCGCTATAATTACGACCCCGCAG GTCGCATTGGAACGGTTGTCGGCTGGGGACGGACATCCGAGGGAGGAGAACTACCATCCATAGTTAATCAAGTTAAG GTGCCAATCATGTCCATCACGGAATGCCGAAATCAAAGATACAAAAGTACTCGAATTACCTCATCCATGTTGTGTGCGGGTAGGCCTTCCATGGACTCATGCCAGGGCGACAGTGGAGGACCGCTGTTGCTATCCAATGGCGTTAAGTATTTCATCGTCGGCATTGTGTCCTGGGGCGTTGGTTGCGGCCGCGAAGGATATCCGGGTGTTTACTCCAGAGTGAGCAAATTCATACCGTGGATTAAGTCTAATTTAGAAAATACCTGCCTGTGTTCATAG
- the CG11836 gene encoding uncharacterized protein, isoform J, with amino-acid sequence MSLKYIIFFWMLTANYSSVLSLEYSKGFNESDAINTIHTGHNKRTSKFLFDTIFRISSGVSNAFGLSDTEDEVEYTENSSLKNCDCDCGFSNEEIRIVGGKPTGVNQYPWMARIVYDGKFHCGGSLLTKDYVLSAAHCVKKLRKSKIRVIFGDHDQEITSESQAIQRAVTAVIKHKSFDPDTYNNDIALLRLRKPISFSKIIKPICLPRYNYDPAGRIGTVVGWGRTSEGGELPSIVNQVKVPIMSITECRNQRYKSTRITSSMLCAGRPSMDSCQGDSGGPLLLSNGVKYFIVGIVSWGVGCGREGYPGVYSRVSKFIPWIKSNLENTCLCS; translated from the exons ATGAGCCTAAAGTATATAATCTTTTTTTGGATGTTGACGGCGAACTATTCAAGTGTCTTAAGCTTGGAATATTCCAAAGGTTTCAATGAGTCGGACGCTATTAACACAATTCACACGGGCCACAATAAACGAACCAGTAAATTTCTATTTGACACAATTTTTCGCATAAGTTCGGGAGTATCGAATGCCTTTGGACTTTCGGATACCGAAGACGAGGTCGAGTATACCGAAAATTCCAGCCTAAAAAACTGTGACTGTG ATTGTGGCTTTTCGAACGAAGAAATCCGGATTGTTGGGGGAAAGCCCACGGGTGTTAATCAATATCCTTGGATGGCACGAATCGTGTACGACGGCAAGTTCCATTGCGGAGGATCCTTACTGACGAAGGATTACGTTCTATCGGCCGCTCACTGCGTGAAGAAACTGCGAAAATCCAAAATCAGAGTCATATTCGGCGACCACGATCAAGAGATCACCTCGGAGTCACAGGCCATCCAACGTGCGGTTACGGCTGTGATAAAGCACAAGAGCTTTGACCCCGATACATACAACAACGACATTGCCCTGTTGCGACTTCGCAAGCCTATATCGTTTTCTAAAATTATAAAGCCAATCTGCCTACCGCGCTATAATTACGACCCCGCAG GTCGCATTGGAACGGTTGTCGGCTGGGGACGGACATCCGAGGGAGGAGAACTACCATCCATAGTTAATCAAGTTAAG GTGCCAATCATGTCCATCACGGAATGCCGAAATCAAAGATACAAAAGTACTCGAATTACCTCATCCATGTTGTGTGCGGGTAGGCCTTCCATGGACTCATGCCAGGGCGACAGTGGAGGACCGCTGTTGCTATCCAATGGCGTTAAGTATTTCATCGTCGGCATTGTGTCCTGGGGCGTTGGTTGCGGCCGCGAAGGATATCCGGGTGTTTACTCCAGAGTGAGCAAATTCATACCGTGGATTAAGTCTAATTTAGAAAATACCTGCCTGTGTTCATAG
- the shams gene encoding shams: MQHLHMCLLCLIALAILSYFVHQRPSWVTENKGKMLGYNELQTGKPPLYIVVVSCGQRVQETLVMIKSAILFNYDEEYLKFVIFTEDGKGDEFREKLTDWRDIKPFTFDFEILPLKFPSGNEVEWRNLFKPCAAQRLFLPSLLTHVDSLLYVDTDILFLSPISDIWRFFKKFNETQMSALTPEHENENIGWYNRFARHPFYGRLGVNSGVMLMNLTRMREMKWEQHIVSIHKEYKLRIIWGDQDIINILFYYHPDKLYIMPCEYNYRPDHCMYMSICNMSQTGVKVIHGNRGYFHSDRQPLFKSIYGAMENYQLGSNANTEFLMPLHAALSIPSIKNSSCGKISNEVLKVANAVVTKRYREV, encoded by the exons Atg CAACATCTTCACatgtgtttgctttgcttAATTGCATTAGCGATACTTTCATATTTCGTCCATCAGCGACCTTCCTGGGTAACCGAAAACAAGGGAAAGATGCTCGGCTATAACGAATT GCAGACTGGGAAACCCCCGCTTTACATCGTGGTGGTCTCCTGCGGTCAGAGGGTGCAGGAGACTCTGGTTATGATTAAGTCAGCCATTCTGTTCAACTACGACGAGGAGTACCTCAAGTTTGTGATCTTCACGGAGGACGGGAAGGGTGATGAGTTCAGGGAAAAGTTGACCGACTGGCGCGATATCAAGCCGTTTACATTTGACTTTGAGATTTTGCCACTGAAGTTTCCCAGTGGCAATGAAGTCGAGTGGAGGAATCTCTTTAAGCCATGTGCAGCTCAACGTCTCTTTTTGCCG TCATTGCTAACGCATGTGGACTCATTGCTGTATGTGGACACGGATATATTGTTTTTGTCGCCCATCTCGGATATCTGGCGATTCTTTAAGAAGTTCAATGAGACGCAAATGTCCGCACTGACGCCCGAGCACGAGAACGAAAACATTGGCTGGTACAATAGATTTGCACGACATCCATTCTATGGCCGACTGGGCGTTAATTCCGGCGTTATGCTAATGAATCTCACACGGATGAGAGAAATGAAATGGGAACAGCATATCGTGTCTATTCATAAGGAGTACAAGCTACGCATTATTTGGGGGGATCAAGACATAATCAACATACTATTTTACTATCATCCTGATAAGCTGTACATCATGCCATGCGAATACAACTACCGTCCAGATCACTGCATGTACATGAGCATTTGCAATATGTCTCAAACTGGCGTTAAGGTTATCCACGGAAATCGTGGTTATTTCCATTCAGACAGGCAGCCACTCTTTAAGAGTATCTACGGGGCTATGGAAAACTACCAACTGGGCTCCAACGCCAACACCGAATTCCTAATGCCCTTGCATGCAGCACTCAGTATACCATCCATCAAGAACTCAAGCTgtggaaaaatatcaaatgaaGTCTTAAAAGTGGCGAACGCAGTCGTAACTAAAAGGTACAGGGAAGTCTAG